GGGGAGTTTGAGTTTTGAAAAAGCCTATCCCGATAAAGACCTGGCGGTAGTGACCGCGGCGAGACTGTCTGCCACTTTTCCATATGTAACGCCGGCAGCGCGCGCCGATGTCGAAGGGGTGACGTTCCATGTCGTCGATGGCGGCTATTATGACAATTATGGGATTGCCAGCCTGGTTGAATGGCTCGATTACGCTTTACAAAAAACCAGCAATCAAATTAAACGCATTATGGTTTTGCAAATTCGTGGCGCTGCGCCCTCAACCCTGCAAGCGGAAAACAATCGCGGCTGGTTTTATCAAGCCTTCGCGCCGATTGCCACGCTCTTGCATGTTCGCGATACCGGGCAGATTTCGCATAACGATATTGAATTGGATTTACTGCAAAAGTTCTGGCAGGGAAAAAACGAAGCGGAACGTGTGATAATCGATACCGCGATATTTGAATATCAATCGCCTGATAAAAATGAAAGCCCGCCGTTATCGTGGCACCTTACCGAGCAGGACAAGGAAAATATTCGTCAAGCCTGGCGCGACGTTCTCGCCGGTAAAGATGATTACAAAGGTCTGGAAAAGATGAGAGATTTTCTCAATCAAAAATAGTGTTCCATTCAAGAATTAATTAAAACAACACACGACGAATGGCTTCGCCGACGCTTACCTGCATTGATGCGAGTTCGTGTTGATTAGCCACCTCTAAAATTTTAATGATTTCATCATATTTGCCGACAACTAGCGCCTGCCGGTTATCAGCAGACCAACCGGCAATTCGCACATCATTACTTCGATCAAAAACTTGAACCTGTTGCATCGTCCAATTCGCGGTTTCCCAGATTCGCAAAACTCCCCAGCCACCCGACGCTAAATATTTTCCGTCCGGCGACCACATCATATTCTGGTTGTACCCCCCATTGTCTAAAACCTGAACGGCTTTGCCGGTCACCGCATCCCAGATGCGCACCGTATCATCCTGCGCGAGCGACGCAATCCATTTTCCATCCGGTGACCACGATACCATGCGAATGGAATTTTTATGTCCTTCGAGTTTGAACACCTCTGTGGCCTTCGCGACATCAATAATATGAACCATATTTCCGAGTCCACCCGCCGCCAGATATTTACTGTCGGCTGTCCACGCCACGCTGTTTAAATAACTCTTATCTTTGAACTCCATCAGCATTTGACCTGTGGCAGCATCGACAACACGAATCAACCCATCCCAGCCGCCGGTTGCAATGTATTTGCCATCGGGCGACCAAGCCAGAATTTCCAGTCTATCGGTATGCACTCCTTGTGAATATAACTTCCTGCCATTCGCTACATCCCACACCCATAAAGTTCCATTGGCATCGCCTTCGGCAATTTGTTTACTATCGGGCGACCAGACCAGGTTATCAACGAAACTGCCGCCTGCCTGAAATCGTTGAACCGGTTCCAGGTTTTGCGCATCCCAGATTTCAATCGCGCCATCGTGTTCTCCGGTTGCCAGATATTTGCCATCCGGTGAAAAAATCACTTGCCACATCAACACATTTTTATTGGTGATGACCTTTAACGACTTACCGTTGGTGGCGTCCCAAACCCTCAGTGTTCCTCCACCTATCCCGAAACCTTGTCCATGCACAGAGACAATACGTTGACCATCGGGCGACCAGGCAACGCTGTTAATCACTCGGTGCCAGTTGTAGCGGTTATAAATGTACGCCATCAAAATCCCTGCGATAACGATGAACAAGATACCGGCGACGATTGTTCGCTTTTTCGCCTTGCTCATCGGTGGGCGAAGCGGTTTGGCGGTTTCGACGTTGGGGTTGATTACCGGGAACAATTGCCCTGTATCTTTTTTGAGGCGCAACTGGCTGCCGCAATGTTCGCATTTCACAGATTCCGAAGTTGAACCGGGCAGAGGCGCAGCGCAAGCCGGACAAATCTGTCGTTGAATTTGCAAGGGTCTTCTCCTCGATTTAAGTAATAATGTTGCCGAATAATGAAGGATTTATTGGGCGCTTTTCAAGATTGAATCACCCACATTCATTTTTTTAAGACCTGTTTGATGAGGACAACCTCTTCGCGTCCGACTTCACGACTTAGCAATAATGCAGCAAGATAAATCAGTCCCAAAATGGCGAGCTTAACCAGGATTAAAATTTTTGATGCCGGTGAATAAACCATTGAGAGCGCATAGACCGCTGCGGCGCAACCCGTCAGGCGTATGATAGATGTAATTGGCATCAAGGTTTTAAATTTCGTAAACAGATAAATCGACCCGGCAATCACCCCGCTTAACATCGCGATGGTTGTCGCTACCCCTGCTGCGGTCAGTCCATAAGCCGGGATTAAAAAATAGTTGAGAACGGCGCTGATACCGAGAGCCAGTATGCCGATTGCCAGCGAGATTTTCGGATTGCCGCTGGCTGAAATGATGGTCGTCAAAATATAAAGCAAGCCGAAAAACAACATCCCGAACGCAACCACCATCAACGCTCCCGCGCCCGGTTGATATTCACTCGGATAGAGCACGAATAGTACCTCGCGGGCGTTCGCCGAGAACAAAGTCGCGGTCAATAACATGATCATTAACGAATAGCGCAAAGTATTGCCGATATACTTGCGGGTCTTTTCCCGGTCATCAACAAACGACGCTGCGGAAATCAGCGGAAAAATGACAAAGGTTACCGAGATGATAATCTGATAGGTGATATTGGCGATGTTGATTGCTGCGCCATAATCCGCGGCGTTGCGACTGGCAATCGTCACATCATCTGAAGACAAGGCTTTGACGAGCATCAAATCAACTTTCTGCAACAGATTTAAAACCAGGGTGAATAACAACAGATAAGTTTGAAATTTGAATAATTCGCTGGTTTGAACTTCGCCAAATCGTGTGCCGCGTCCGGCAACTACCGCAGACAGCGCCAACACACTTGCCGCAGCCAATGCAAATCCTCCGACGCCACCGGCAACACCCAAACCGAATATGACAAGTAAAACGATAAAGGCAAATTTAAAAGTTGAATACGCCATATCGAGCGCGGCTTGGGTTAAAAATTTTTTCTGACCGTTAAAATAACCAATAAACACGGCATAAAAAGCATACGAAAGGGTAATCAATGAAGCGATGCGCAAATAGTCGGTCAACCGTTCATCATTCAAATAATCGGCAATAAGCGGCGACAAAAGAAAAAACCCCAGTGCAGCAACTCCGCCAACCAGTAGTTGTAATTTGAGAGCCTGGAATTTGACTGAATCGGCTTTTGATTCGTCCTGGGAAATATATTTTGAAACGGTTTGCTGAGTGCCGGTGACAATAACCGCATTGATGATGGAGATCGCGCCGATGACGACTTTATAGAGTCCGAAATTTTCTTTCGTCAGCAATCGCGGCAAGGTGAATTCGATGCCGTAACCGCTGATGATAAACCAGAGTTTGGCGAGCGTAATATAAATCGTTCCGCGACCGGCGGTTTTCGCAACATCAGGCGTTTGGTTTGCGGGCGGGTGTGTAACTTGCGACTGAGCCATTCATCCTCAAAATATGATTAATCATTTCAGTGAACCGCGAACCGACGATTTGCCAATCATAAGCTTCAACCAATTGTCGTGCATTGACGCTCAACCGTCGTTGCAATTCGCGATGGGCAATTAAATGGTTGATTTTCTCAGCTAACCTCTCAGAATTGCCAGCCTCAAACAGTAATCCGCTTTCAGCATCAACAATAATTTCCGCAAGCCCACCGACATTTGAAGCAATAACCGGAACCCCTGCCGCCATCGCTTCAAGCATAACCACAGGCACGCCTTCCGTTCGTCCACCGGGTAAAACCATTGAAGGAATCACCACCGCATCGCACGCGGCAAGCAACTGACGTTTTTCATTTCTACCAACCTGTCCCAAAAACTCGGCATTGAGGTTGAGTTGTCCGGCGAGCGATTTGTAGTTATTTTTTTGCTCGCCTTCGCCGGCAATTAATAATTGAATGTGGGGCAGGTCGGCTAATGCCTTGAGCAAAACCGTCAAGCCTTTGATTTCAACCAATCGACCGATGAATAAAATTTTGCCAGGTACAGAAGGTCGAATCTTCGCCGATTGATTTAAAGCTAAATTTTTTGCGAATGCCGGAACCGAAATCCCCATTGGAATAAGTTCGATTTTCCCCTTTGCCTGCGGGTAGAGCGCAAGCAGTTTTTCCTGCAAATCGCGGCTGACGACAACCACGCGGCTGCTTGCATCAACCATAAATTTCGCCAACCAGCGACCGATGGATTGACCCCGCAACCAATGCAAAGCCCCCGAATGCTCGATTAATAAATGCGGTTTATTCAGCGCCCTCGCGATGACGGCTCCAATCATTCCCGAAGGCAAAAGCCAATGTGAACAAATCACATCGGCGCGAAGCGCCAGAACGAAAGCGCGAAGGAAAAATCCAGTTAGCGAAACAAGCAACAGAATTTTGTTAAAGAGATTTTGCGAAACCAGTTCATTCAAATCCCGACTGGCTTGCATTGGCTCAAATCTTGACGGGATAAAATTATTCGGACGTACCAATTGAAACTCATCATATGAATCATTCACGGCTCGCGCATCGTTTGGCGCAAACACCGTAACCGCAAATTCAGCAGCGAGGCGCTCAGCGAATTCACGAATATAAGCGCAGGTTTCATCTGTCTTTGAATTCGGAAATGAACTGGTTAAAATCAACAACCTTTTTTTATTGGTGGAATTCATCAATGCCTCTGCATCATTCATTGATTGGCTCTGCTTTTAAAAATCTCCTGAGCGGGCGCTTTGCCGATGCAGCCCAACCGGTTGTCAGAATTGACCATTTTCTTCTCAAGTAATTGCGAGCGATTAACCAACCGATAATCGGTACGACTTTAAACGGGTTGATGCCGGAAACCTCGTCGCCGTAGATGGTTTGCACCGGCACATTGGCAATTTTTAAGCCCTGGCGATGCGCCTCAAAAAACATCTCGTTGGGAAAGCCATAACGATTAAACAACCCTTCAATATTCAAGCAATCAAGCGCCCGGCGACGAATCACCGTAAAGCCGCATTGCGCATCAATTTTTTCTGAGAATGAAACCGCATGGCGAGTTAAAAAACTGAATGAACAATTGCCAATCCATCGCCCTAAAGGCATGCGCTTGATTGTTTGCGATAGAAAACGATTGCCTTTTACAAAATCAGCGCCCTCGATTGCCGCATCGAGCAAGACAGATAAATCCTCTCCCGCCATTTGCCCATCGCCATCCATCACCGCAACGAAATCTGCATCACTTTTTAACGCCTGACGATAACCGGTTTTGGTTGCCGCGCCGACTCCCAGATTTTTTTCATGGCGCAATCGCTGCAAACGCGGGTCACCGATTGAATAAAGTTTTTGCCAGGTTGCATCGCTGCTGCCATCATCAACGGCAAAGATATAGTCAACGAAATCCGGTATACGCGCGATTGCCCGTTCAATCTGTTGCGCTTCGTTATGAATTGGCATGACAACCGCAACGAGAAAATTTTTATACATTCACACTCCCAGAATTCAATAATTCAATTTTCAAGGTTAGCTACTTGAATCACCGTCTGATTATGTATTGCGATCATAAATCGCAATGCCGCTCACCCAGCCAACCTGATGGTAATTTGCGGCGACGGCTTCGCGCACCCGCGCATCTTTTAAACTGTCTTGCAAAAGAATCAGTTTCGCCCGTTTTTCATTAAGCATCTGAATGACCGCTTCTCTGTCGGCTTTGGAAATGCCGACATTGCGCCACCAGACAAATTTGGTAGGGTTCGGTCGTCCTGCAAGAAAATAAAAGCCCGCGCCGCGTTGCCCAAACGAAAAAATATAATCGTCGGGTGAAGAGTTGGACTGAATCGCCTGCGTGAGTTGTTCAATGAATTCAGCCTGTTTGGGTGGCACGAGAATCCCTTGCGCGCGTTCGATATTAACCGCTGCGCGGTCAATAAAACGAAATTTAGCATCGAAGTTCGGAAGCCAGGAATTTTGCACGCCAACAAAACCAAACAGCATAACCACTGCGCCTATGACCCGATAGATTGCGGGTTTTAATAATGGCGATTGGGCGCTAAACATTTCCTGTAAAATTGGCACAGCTTTTACCAGCAACAGCGTCATCAACAAAAATGTTGGCGGCAGCGCGCGAATGACATGGTAGTAATCGGCTCGCGGGTAAATTTCCAGATAAGCGCCAAGCGCAAATAAACCGACGATGATCACCTGGCGATTGTATGTCCACCACTCGCGTTTATTGGTTAATGATTTTGCCTTGCCCGTACTCAGTGAATTGCGGATTAAAAACCAGTAACTAATCAGCAGCCCGATGGCGATGGCGAAAAACAAAAAGAGCGGCAGGTAAGCGACGG
The Acidobacteriota bacterium DNA segment above includes these coding regions:
- a CDS encoding glycosyltransferase family 4 protein is translated as MNDAEALMNSTNKKRLLILTSSFPNSKTDETCAYIREFAERLAAEFAVTVFAPNDARAVNDSYDEFQLVRPNNFIPSRFEPMQASRDLNELVSQNLFNKILLLVSLTGFFLRAFVLALRADVICSHWLLPSGMIGAVIARALNKPHLLIEHSGALHWLRGQSIGRWLAKFMVDASSRVVVVSRDLQEKLLALYPQAKGKIELIPMGISVPAFAKNLALNQSAKIRPSVPGKILFIGRLVEIKGLTVLLKALADLPHIQLLIAGEGEQKNNYKSLAGQLNLNAEFLGQVGRNEKRQLLAACDAVVIPSMVLPGGRTEGVPVVMLEAMAAGVPVIASNVGGLAEIIVDAESGLLFEAGNSERLAEKINHLIAHRELQRRLSVNARQLVEAYDWQIVGSRFTEMINHILRMNGSVASYTPARKPNA
- a CDS encoding WD40 repeat domain-containing protein, with product MQIQRQICPACAAPLPGSTSESVKCEHCGSQLRLKKDTGQLFPVINPNVETAKPLRPPMSKAKKRTIVAGILFIVIAGILMAYIYNRYNWHRVINSVAWSPDGQRIVSVHGQGFGIGGGTLRVWDATNGKSLKVITNKNVLMWQVIFSPDGKYLATGEHDGAIEIWDAQNLEPVQRFQAGGSFVDNLVWSPDSKQIAEGDANGTLWVWDVANGRKLYSQGVHTDRLEILAWSPDGKYIATGGWDGLIRVVDAATGQMLMEFKDKSYLNSVAWTADSKYLAAGGLGNMVHIIDVAKATEVFKLEGHKNSIRMVSWSPDGKWIASLAQDDTVRIWDAVTGKAVQVLDNGGYNQNMMWSPDGKYLASGGWGVLRIWETANWTMQQVQVFDRSNDVRIAGWSADNRQALVVGKYDEIIKILEVANQHELASMQVSVGEAIRRVLF
- a CDS encoding glycosyltransferase family 2 protein; the encoded protein is MYKNFLVAVVMPIHNEAQQIERAIARIPDFVDYIFAVDDGSSDATWQKLYSIGDPRLQRLRHEKNLGVGAATKTGYRQALKSDADFVAVMDGDGQMAGEDLSVLLDAAIEGADFVKGNRFLSQTIKRMPLGRWIGNCSFSFLTRHAVSFSEKIDAQCGFTVIRRRALDCLNIEGLFNRYGFPNEMFFEAHRQGLKIANVPVQTIYGDEVSGINPFKVVPIIGWLIARNYLRRKWSILTTGWAASAKRPLRRFLKAEPINE
- a CDS encoding oligosaccharide flippase family protein, producing the protein MAQSQVTHPPANQTPDVAKTAGRGTIYITLAKLWFIISGYGIEFTLPRLLTKENFGLYKVVIGAISIINAVIVTGTQQTVSKYISQDESKADSVKFQALKLQLLVGGVAALGFFLLSPLIADYLNDERLTDYLRIASLITLSYAFYAVFIGYFNGQKKFLTQAALDMAYSTFKFAFIVLLVIFGLGVAGGVGGFALAAASVLALSAVVAGRGTRFGEVQTSELFKFQTYLLLFTLVLNLLQKVDLMLVKALSSDDVTIASRNAADYGAAINIANITYQIIISVTFVIFPLISAASFVDDREKTRKYIGNTLRYSLMIMLLTATLFSANAREVLFVLYPSEYQPGAGALMVVAFGMLFFGLLYILTTIISASGNPKISLAIGILALGISAVLNYFLIPAYGLTAAGVATTIAMLSGVIAGSIYLFTKFKTLMPITSIIRLTGCAAAVYALSMVYSPASKILILVKLAILGLIYLAALLLSREVGREEVVLIKQVLKK